In Paenibacillus sp. G2S3, a single window of DNA contains:
- a CDS encoding response regulator: protein MQKIMVVDDEEVLRMLIEDTLEDLENVEIHTAENGLEALTRLSTDHYDLVILDYMMPEMTGIEVLQQLDEEKKKTTAILMLTAKAQDVDRIRAVEAGARYFMPKPFSPMELLQIVEGILSGEGK from the coding sequence ATGCAAAAAATAATGGTAGTGGATGATGAAGAAGTACTACGGATGTTGATCGAGGATACATTGGAAGATTTGGAGAATGTTGAGATTCACACGGCGGAGAATGGATTGGAGGCTCTAACTAGGCTGTCTACGGATCATTATGATTTGGTGATTCTGGATTATATGATGCCGGAAATGACAGGGATTGAAGTGCTCCAGCAGCTGGATGAGGAGAAGAAGAAAACAACAGCTATATTAATGTTAACGGCTAAGGCTCAAGATGTGGATCGAATTCGAGCAGTTGAAGCAGGCGCGCGTTACTTCATGCCGAAACCATTTAGTCCGATGGAACTCTTGCAGATTGTGGAGGGGATCCTAAGTGGTGAAGGAAAGTAA
- a CDS encoding diguanylate cyclase — MTTQKYKDMVEERTKQTLQEWSELSEVKEKDIYRFLHNLKGTAGTVGLQEVEQFADATLPYFMESSLKSWSALEWGDYLYPLIPLFDQDSSGSLVSVKQLDKKGHDVTLPHNDILLIDDDVELVAYFKESLEKQNYYVSIALSAERGLKIFYETKPDLILLDILLPDISGIEVLNQIIGKAKKERIPIIIISGEYSKATQLHAYRLGVMDFLSKPVDIDIFLALIKNRFELKREWQDSIIVDELTGAFNRKHFNQVMKQLICDFKRTERVFSLALIDLDYFKKINDTYGHLIGDEVLQSLSELVQSSIRMEDTFCRFGGEEFAVFLPNTDASSALTVINRIQERFAATDFFAKNEIFHVTFSSGISEVTEAENIADKIVEEADQALYASKDAGRNQTTLYTDHLSSTKKNSVLNVIIVDDDALIRKIVTHQMDTWEPEDIAEVNISSFANGLDFLQSDWYSIDEKYIILLDGVMPDLDGVEVLERIRKTYPEVNILVIMLTGRNNQADIVHALQMGADDYVVKPVHMPELLSRMERLAHRFLF, encoded by the coding sequence ATGACTACACAAAAATATAAAGATATGGTTGAAGAGCGGACCAAACAAACCCTCCAGGAATGGTCGGAACTGTCGGAAGTTAAAGAGAAGGACATTTATCGTTTTTTGCATAACTTGAAAGGCACAGCTGGAACTGTTGGCTTACAAGAAGTTGAACAGTTTGCCGATGCAACGTTGCCCTATTTCATGGAAAGCAGCCTTAAGAGCTGGTCTGCCCTTGAGTGGGGTGATTATTTGTATCCGCTTATTCCACTGTTTGACCAAGATTCATCGGGTTCTCTAGTTTCAGTTAAGCAGCTAGACAAAAAAGGGCATGATGTTACGCTCCCGCATAATGATATTTTACTTATTGATGACGATGTTGAATTAGTAGCTTATTTTAAAGAATCACTGGAGAAGCAAAACTATTATGTAAGCATTGCCTTATCCGCTGAACGGGGTCTCAAGATTTTTTATGAAACCAAACCGGATCTGATCCTTCTGGATATTCTTTTACCAGATATCAGCGGGATAGAGGTCTTGAATCAAATTATCGGTAAAGCCAAAAAAGAACGGATTCCAATCATCATTATAAGTGGGGAGTATTCCAAAGCGACTCAACTGCATGCCTATAGGCTGGGCGTGATGGATTTTTTATCGAAGCCTGTAGATATTGATATCTTTCTGGCTCTGATCAAAAACCGCTTTGAACTAAAGAGGGAATGGCAGGACTCCATTATTGTGGATGAATTGACGGGTGCGTTTAATCGTAAGCATTTTAATCAAGTGATGAAGCAGCTGATTTGCGATTTTAAGCGAACGGAACGGGTGTTTTCTTTAGCGCTCATTGATCTGGACTATTTCAAAAAAATTAATGATACATATGGTCATCTAATCGGAGACGAGGTGTTACAGTCCTTATCTGAGCTTGTACAGAGTTCGATCCGTATGGAAGATACCTTTTGCCGCTTCGGTGGAGAAGAGTTTGCTGTGTTTCTGCCAAATACGGATGCGAGTTCTGCATTGACAGTGATAAACCGTATTCAGGAGCGATTTGCTGCCACCGACTTTTTTGCGAAGAATGAAATCTTTCATGTGACCTTTTCTAGTGGGATATCAGAGGTAACAGAAGCCGAGAATATTGCCGATAAAATTGTAGAGGAAGCAGATCAAGCTCTCTATGCCAGCAAAGATGCCGGAAGGAATCAGACAACACTCTACACGGATCATTTATCGTCGACTAAAAAGAATTCGGTTCTAAATGTAATTATTGTGGATGATGATGCGTTGATTCGAAAAATAGTGACTCATCAGATGGATACTTGGGAGCCGGAGGATATTGCTGAGGTGAATATCAGCAGTTTTGCGAATGGGCTGGATTTCTTGCAATCAGATTGGTATTCCATAGATGAGAAATATATTATCCTACTGGATGGTGTGATGCCGGATCTGGATGGCGTTGAAGTCCTGGAACGAATTCGCAAGACGTATCCGGAAGTGAATATATTAGTGATCATGCTAACAGGGAGAAATAATCAGGCGGATATTGTACATGCCCTGCAGATGGGCGCCGATGATTATGTAGTAAAACCTGTTCATATGCCTGAGCTGTTGTCCCGAATGGAACGGTTGGCTCATAGATTCTTGTTCTAA
- a CDS encoding ACT domain-containing protein, whose amino-acid sequence MKGIITVLGKDKVGIIAKVCTYLAEHNLNILDISQTIVQDYFNMMMIVDISGATKAFEDIVEDLHLIGEAIGVEIKLQHEDIFNIMHRI is encoded by the coding sequence ATGAAGGGGATTATTACTGTATTAGGAAAAGACAAAGTAGGGATTATTGCCAAGGTATGTACATATCTTGCTGAGCACAATTTGAACATTCTGGATATTTCTCAAACGATTGTACAAGATTATTTTAACATGATGATGATTGTAGACATTTCTGGCGCGACTAAAGCATTTGAGGATATTGTTGAGGATTTGCATTTGATCGGAGAAGCGATCGGCGTGGAAATCAAGCTTCAGCACGAGGATATTTTTAATATTATGCACCGCATCTAG
- a CDS encoding PFL family protein, translated as MISLVEVQETNKMIREMNLDVRTITMGISLMDCAHTDMRTFNQNVYDKITRSAEKLVKTGEDLERQFGVPIVNKRISVTPIAIAAGAVKTDTYVPVAEILDKAAKEVGVNFIGGFSALVQKGCTKGDRILIDSIPEALAVTERVCSSVNVGSSRSGINMDAVKLMGDIIIQTAERTKDRDSIGCAKLVVFCNAVEDNPFMAGAFHGVGERECVINVGVSGPGVIKRALEEVKGQDFETLCETIKRTAFKVTRVGQLVAQEASKRMNVPFGIIDLSLAPTPEIGDSIAEIFQVMGLEEAGAPGTTAALAILNDNVKKGGVMASSYVGGLSGAFIPVSEDHGMIQAVQRGALTLEKLEAMTCVCSVGLDMIAIPGSTTKETISGIIADEAAIGMVNNKTTAVRVIPVIGKDVGEIVEFGGLLGYAPVMAVNGFNCANFINRGGRIPAPIHSFKN; from the coding sequence ATGATATCACTGGTGGAAGTACAAGAAACGAATAAGATGATCCGTGAAATGAATCTGGATGTGCGTACTATAACAATGGGAATCAGCCTCATGGATTGTGCTCATACAGATATGAGAACTTTTAACCAAAATGTCTATGACAAGATTACTAGATCCGCCGAAAAGCTCGTCAAGACAGGTGAAGATCTAGAAAGACAATTCGGTGTACCTATTGTTAATAAACGGATTTCCGTGACCCCTATCGCTATTGCTGCTGGCGCCGTGAAGACAGACACCTATGTACCTGTTGCTGAAATACTGGACAAGGCTGCAAAAGAGGTCGGCGTCAACTTTATTGGCGGCTTCTCTGCCCTTGTGCAAAAAGGCTGTACCAAAGGCGATCGCATTCTGATCGACAGTATCCCGGAAGCGCTGGCTGTTACTGAAAGAGTCTGCTCCTCAGTCAATGTCGGCTCCTCCAGAAGTGGAATCAACATGGACGCTGTGAAATTAATGGGTGACATCATTATTCAAACTGCGGAACGCACCAAGGATCGGGATTCCATAGGCTGTGCTAAGCTGGTTGTTTTCTGTAATGCGGTTGAGGACAATCCTTTTATGGCTGGAGCGTTTCATGGTGTTGGTGAACGGGAATGTGTCATCAACGTTGGCGTCAGTGGCCCAGGTGTAATCAAGCGTGCGTTAGAGGAAGTGAAAGGTCAGGACTTCGAAACCCTGTGTGAAACGATCAAACGGACTGCGTTTAAAGTTACGCGTGTGGGACAACTAGTTGCTCAGGAAGCATCTAAACGGATGAACGTACCTTTTGGGATTATTGATCTATCGCTGGCTCCAACACCAGAAATTGGGGACTCCATTGCGGAGATCTTTCAAGTCATGGGTCTGGAAGAAGCTGGCGCACCAGGAACAACAGCCGCTCTGGCGATTCTAAATGACAATGTTAAAAAAGGTGGCGTTATGGCCTCCTCCTATGTTGGCGGACTCAGTGGAGCCTTTATTCCAGTCAGTGAAGATCACGGAATGATTCAAGCCGTTCAGCGTGGTGCTCTGACGCTCGAGAAGCTAGAAGCCATGACCTGTGTATGTTCTGTAGGACTGGACATGATTGCTATTCCGGGAAGTACCACCAAAGAGACAATCTCAGGCATTATCGCCGATGAAGCTGCTATCGGAATGGTCAATAACAAAACAACCGCTGTTCGCGTCATTCCTGTCATCGGCAAGGATGTAGGCGAAATCGTAGAATTTGGCGGCCTTCTTGGATATGCGCCTGTCATGGCTGTTAATGGCTTCAATTGCGCCAATTTCATTAACCGAGGCGGACGAATTCCTGCTCCAATTCACAGCTTTAAGAACTAA
- a CDS encoding glycosyltransferase, producing MPNVRLFKDQLRHLVKEVLAIKLQHNLAEYLAQYQPDLILALGSETMFPEENITALKASKVPKAVWMADATCLTRTERNLALLFDYIFTQNIANLIYYQGLRGKESSFLPYAPDTDLYYPRRVENRYHSDVLILGHFQMNSVLHTLAHSELFHGLKVMTVGSGWEPTKDFIDITHDKKEMSNYYNGARIVINCTGSMQQIMEVSACGVFQFVEDHPHLQCYRIAEEALIRFQNFKELSESFKYYIAHSDERRISASRALKEVKYNYSYLQQGKLLLRKIFTEP from the coding sequence ATGCCTAATGTACGACTTTTTAAAGATCAGCTAAGGCATTTGGTCAAAGAAGTGCTTGCCATTAAGTTACAGCATAATTTAGCGGAATATTTAGCCCAGTATCAGCCTGATCTGATACTAGCTCTAGGATCAGAGACCATGTTCCCTGAGGAGAACATTACTGCCCTCAAAGCTTCTAAAGTCCCTAAGGCCGTATGGATGGCTGACGCAACCTGTCTTACCCGAACAGAACGTAATCTAGCACTGTTATTCGATTATATTTTCACACAGAACATAGCCAATCTGATCTATTATCAGGGATTACGGGGGAAAGAATCGAGCTTCCTCCCTTATGCTCCAGATACGGATCTCTATTATCCAAGACGTGTGGAGAACCGTTACCATAGTGACGTACTCATTCTCGGCCATTTTCAAATGAATAGTGTTCTGCATACTCTAGCTCATTCAGAACTATTTCATGGCCTCAAGGTAATGACCGTAGGTAGCGGGTGGGAGCCCACCAAAGATTTCATAGACATCACCCACGATAAAAAAGAAATGTCTAACTATTATAATGGAGCAAGGATCGTCATCAATTGCACAGGATCTATGCAGCAAATTATGGAGGTCTCTGCTTGTGGCGTATTTCAGTTCGTAGAAGATCATCCTCATCTTCAGTGTTATCGAATCGCAGAAGAAGCGCTCATTCGTTTCCAGAACTTTAAAGAGCTCTCTGAGAGCTTCAAGTACTATATTGCTCATAGTGATGAAAGAAGAATTTCTGCCTCTCGTGCTCTAAAGGAAGTAAAGTACAATTATTCTTATCTTCAGCAAGGAAAGCTGCTGCTCAGAAAAATATTCACGGAACCATAG
- a CDS encoding glycoside hydrolase family 99-like domain-containing protein, with protein MKCIAFVLPQFHQISENDSWWGEGFTEWTNVRKATALYPDHDQPKKPLNNNYYDLTDPKVKQWQAETARAHGIYGFCYYHYWFNGRRLLEQPVQQILDSKEPDFPFCLSWANEPWTRSWDGTEEDVLMPQEYGEERDWRMHFYALLEAFKDERYICVDGKPVFIIYRSSSIPRCDEMLQCWRDLAQQNGLKGLHLVRTLGGFPLNTEHGFDASLEFEPHYTFAHGGVKHLWSSKQVEDQNHIVIDYDELWESMLERTPHRDGEIIYPGAFVNWDNTPRKGAAGQSTLGANPQKFGQYLSRQIERTKKMFKSDFIYINAWNEWAEGAYLEPDDHYRYQYLQAVKRALQYHHKEDPSTP; from the coding sequence TTGAAATGCATCGCTTTTGTATTACCTCAGTTTCATCAGATATCAGAGAACGATTCCTGGTGGGGAGAGGGATTTACAGAATGGACAAATGTCAGGAAGGCTACAGCCCTTTATCCTGATCATGATCAGCCGAAAAAACCATTAAATAATAACTACTACGATTTAACGGACCCCAAAGTGAAACAATGGCAGGCAGAGACTGCAAGAGCTCATGGCATTTACGGTTTTTGTTATTATCACTATTGGTTCAATGGCAGGCGACTTCTGGAACAACCGGTTCAGCAGATTCTTGACAGCAAAGAGCCTGACTTCCCCTTTTGTCTGTCTTGGGCTAACGAGCCTTGGACTCGAAGCTGGGATGGCACCGAAGAAGATGTCTTGATGCCTCAGGAATATGGAGAAGAACGGGATTGGCGAATGCATTTTTATGCTTTGTTGGAGGCCTTCAAAGATGAACGATATATTTGCGTGGATGGCAAACCAGTATTTATTATCTACAGATCCTCCAGCATCCCTCGCTGCGATGAAATGCTTCAATGTTGGCGTGATTTAGCTCAGCAAAACGGACTTAAGGGACTTCATCTTGTCCGGACACTGGGCGGCTTTCCCCTAAATACAGAGCACGGGTTCGATGCCAGTCTAGAATTCGAGCCTCACTACACATTCGCACATGGTGGTGTAAAGCACTTGTGGAGCTCCAAACAGGTAGAGGATCAAAACCATATTGTCATTGACTATGATGAATTATGGGAATCTATGTTAGAGCGGACACCTCACAGAGACGGGGAAATTATATATCCGGGAGCATTTGTTAACTGGGATAATACACCACGCAAAGGTGCTGCCGGACAAAGTACTTTAGGTGCAAATCCTCAAAAATTCGGTCAATATCTGTCCCGACAAATTGAGAGGACCAAGAAGATGTTCAAAAGTGATTTTATTTATATTAACGCTTGGAACGAGTGGGCTGAGGGTGCCTATTTAGAACCCGATGATCATTATCGGTATCAATACTTACAAGCCGTTAAGAGAGCCCTTCAATATCATCACAAAGAAGATCCTTCCACGCCCTAG
- a CDS encoding MFS transporter, producing MSSISATYQEDKEIQKKRWMILIVLNIFTFMSTLDGSIVNIALPELSKQLKLPMAQIEWVTTGYLMAICAAILFFGKLGDIVGKIRIFKIGTIVFVIGSLLCGFSLSLPALLASRVIQAIGASMTMANSQGIVTDIFPANERGKALGFIGTFVSLGSIAGPSLGGIMVSTLGWEYIFWVNIPIGVIAILLGWKVLPKDLTRTKSTIDVPGSLLFAIFIISLFAGLLLGQQLGYGDSLIVTSLIVAIVSFIAFLWTELRRKEPLLQLSLFKNPLFSLSILCGFLVFTANFCFNIIAPFYAQNMLNLSPFEAGFLLMLLPICMVVVAPISGALSDKIGSEFLTFAGLVVMVIAQFGLAELHEGSSVVLVGVWIAMLGIGSGLFQSPNNSLVMSKVPRTQLGSAGSVNSLVRNVGMVVGITIATTILFHVMSSEAGYRVTGLVPGQPELFISGMHVVFMTSASICFVAALLTGWRMMSARSARVQTSERS from the coding sequence ATGAGTTCTATTAGCGCAACTTATCAGGAAGACAAGGAAATTCAGAAGAAACGCTGGATGATTTTGATTGTACTGAATATTTTTACCTTCATGTCCACGCTTGATGGTAGTATTGTCAACATCGCTCTGCCTGAATTATCGAAACAATTGAAGCTGCCTATGGCACAAATCGAATGGGTAACTACTGGTTATTTGATGGCGATCTGTGCAGCGATTCTTTTCTTCGGGAAGCTTGGAGATATTGTTGGGAAGATTCGAATCTTTAAGATTGGGACGATTGTTTTTGTGATTGGTTCTTTGCTGTGTGGATTCAGTTTGAGTTTACCCGCATTACTTGCTTCGCGCGTCATTCAGGCTATCGGAGCTTCGATGACAATGGCGAACAGTCAGGGAATAGTAACGGATATTTTTCCAGCCAATGAGCGGGGGAAAGCCCTTGGTTTCATAGGTACATTCGTCTCTCTGGGAAGTATAGCTGGCCCTAGTTTAGGTGGGATTATGGTTTCGACACTAGGCTGGGAATATATTTTTTGGGTGAACATTCCTATTGGAGTGATTGCTATCCTGTTAGGCTGGAAGGTACTGCCTAAGGATTTAACTAGGACGAAATCTACAATTGATGTTCCAGGTAGTTTACTCTTTGCTATTTTTATCATCAGTTTGTTCGCAGGGCTTTTATTGGGACAGCAGCTCGGTTATGGCGACAGCTTAATTGTGACGTCTTTAATCGTTGCTATAGTGAGCTTCATTGCTTTCCTGTGGACAGAGCTTCGCAGAAAAGAACCGCTACTGCAATTGTCATTATTTAAGAATCCATTGTTTTCATTAAGTATTTTATGTGGATTTCTCGTGTTTACAGCGAACTTCTGCTTTAATATCATCGCGCCATTTTATGCACAGAATATGCTGAATTTATCGCCCTTTGAAGCAGGGTTCCTGTTGATGCTGTTACCGATATGTATGGTAGTGGTAGCACCAATAAGCGGTGCTTTATCGGATAAAATCGGGTCTGAATTCCTAACTTTTGCAGGGCTGGTAGTCATGGTTATTGCCCAGTTTGGATTAGCTGAGCTTCATGAGGGAAGCTCAGTCGTGCTGGTAGGCGTGTGGATCGCTATGTTAGGAATAGGTAGTGGTCTGTTTCAATCGCCGAATAATTCGCTTGTGATGTCCAAAGTACCTAGAACTCAGCTTGGTTCTGCGGGTAGCGTCAATTCGCTAGTTCGTAATGTGGGCATGGTCGTCGGTATTACGATAGCTACGACAATTCTCTTTCATGTGATGAGTAGCGAAGCAGGTTATCGGGTAACGGGTTTAGTTCCAGGTCAGCCAGAGCTGTTTATCAGTGGCATGCATGTAGTGTTCATGACTTCGGCATCCATATGCTTTGTGGCTGCACTGCTAACGGGTTGGAGAATGATGAGTGCAAGAAGCGCCAGAGTTCAGACTTCGGAAAGATCATAA
- a CDS encoding MarR family winged helix-turn-helix transcriptional regulator, translating into MEKEPIGKLISYFHRQNQKQLVKKFMPYGIGSGGQHSFLKLILSRPGITQDQLTSVLKFDKATTARSVKQLENSGYIERKPDPNDRRSHLLYPTPKAIDFSPILQSILDDYNKSLVGKLTSEEVEQLRNLLQKISTDEE; encoded by the coding sequence TTGGAAAAAGAGCCTATAGGAAAGTTAATTTCCTATTTTCATCGCCAAAATCAAAAGCAACTGGTAAAAAAATTCATGCCCTATGGAATCGGTAGCGGTGGGCAACATAGCTTTCTCAAGTTGATTCTTTCCAGACCAGGGATTACACAAGATCAATTAACTTCTGTATTAAAATTCGATAAAGCGACCACCGCACGTTCCGTGAAGCAATTAGAGAATTCAGGATACATTGAACGTAAACCAGATCCTAATGATCGACGCTCACACCTATTATATCCAACGCCTAAAGCAATCGATTTCTCGCCTATCCTTCAATCTATTTTAGATGATTATAACAAAAGCCTAGTTGGTAAATTAACCAGCGAGGAAGTAGAGCAGCTTCGTAATTTACTTCAAAAGATCAGTACTGATGAAGAATAA
- a CDS encoding extracellular solute-binding protein: MIRLWRSILLVVMMLGLTSCRDQSKPVDSTRSPQGEVEDASIAYSKYEDPIVIRVGFKVPDSRLNTGDSNDNNPITRYLESITNIKVVHSWEAKGEDAFNQKVQLAIDSNDLPDAMVVDRDQLKKLIDNDMIEDLTETYKVYGSDLIKDMYNSTQGEALSDASRYGKLYGLPNVAIDADSPVLLWVRQDWLDKLELQAPQTFEDIENIAKAFIEKDPDGNGKRDTVGLSGYKNIIYGTKPLVNGLDAVFSALHAFPTNWIKDNAGNIVYGSITPETKQALAKLADWYKRGLLDPNFALYKETQEPIITGKSGMFFGPWWMPYYPLSEAVALDTKAEWRAYAAPLDDSGKFVAHLAPVTDRYLVVRKGFEHPEAIMKQLNVFTRLERRQDPNSEEVKKLDDFSAQTGIQLRAYYPFDLLIDYSDAIEKHYADIQQALHGKIDPDTLNPDTRLIYDQWVEDTEQPKKDLEGWKAANAYKYGVAVLTSTAIEGVRGVFYGNTLLMKSKWTELQNLESETFLNIIVGDSPLSDFDVFVEKWKSLGGEAITKEVAETVKLK, from the coding sequence ATGATAAGACTGTGGAGATCCATCCTCCTAGTGGTAATGATGCTCGGACTTACATCTTGCCGTGACCAGAGCAAACCAGTCGATTCTACCAGAAGTCCTCAAGGAGAAGTAGAAGATGCTTCTATAGCGTATAGCAAATACGAAGATCCGATCGTGATCCGGGTGGGATTTAAGGTTCCCGATTCCAGGCTAAATACAGGTGATAGCAACGATAATAATCCCATTACCCGTTATTTGGAGAGTATTACGAATATCAAGGTGGTTCACTCTTGGGAGGCGAAGGGTGAAGATGCTTTTAATCAAAAAGTACAGCTTGCGATCGATAGCAATGATTTGCCGGATGCGATGGTTGTAGATCGAGATCAATTGAAGAAACTCATTGATAATGACATGATAGAAGACCTTACAGAAACCTATAAAGTATATGGTTCTGACTTAATTAAGGATATGTACAATTCTACTCAGGGTGAGGCATTATCCGATGCTTCCCGATACGGCAAATTATACGGATTACCTAATGTAGCCATTGATGCGGATTCTCCTGTTCTGCTCTGGGTGCGTCAGGATTGGCTGGATAAACTGGAGCTGCAGGCACCGCAAACCTTCGAAGATATTGAGAACATAGCGAAGGCTTTTATCGAGAAGGACCCCGATGGCAATGGAAAAAGAGATACGGTCGGACTTAGCGGCTACAAGAATATCATTTATGGAACGAAGCCATTAGTAAATGGTTTGGATGCTGTGTTTAGTGCATTGCATGCTTTTCCTACCAATTGGATCAAGGATAATGCTGGGAATATCGTATACGGCTCCATTACACCTGAGACCAAACAAGCGCTAGCCAAACTGGCTGATTGGTATAAAAGAGGGCTGCTGGACCCTAATTTTGCACTTTATAAAGAAACGCAAGAGCCTATTATTACAGGAAAATCAGGCATGTTCTTTGGCCCGTGGTGGATGCCATATTATCCTTTGTCAGAGGCGGTCGCGCTCGATACAAAGGCAGAATGGAGAGCATATGCAGCACCACTTGATGATTCTGGAAAGTTTGTTGCGCACCTGGCTCCGGTAACAGACCGTTATCTTGTTGTACGTAAAGGTTTTGAGCATCCAGAGGCCATTATGAAGCAGTTAAACGTGTTTACAAGACTTGAGAGAAGACAAGACCCTAATTCGGAGGAAGTTAAGAAGCTGGATGATTTCTCTGCGCAGACAGGAATTCAGCTGCGTGCGTATTATCCGTTTGACCTTCTAATTGATTATTCGGATGCAATAGAGAAACATTATGCAGATATCCAGCAAGCTTTGCATGGCAAAATAGACCCGGATACATTAAATCCAGATACCCGTCTCATCTATGATCAATGGGTGGAGGACACGGAACAACCAAAGAAAGATCTGGAAGGCTGGAAAGCAGCGAATGCATATAAATATGGAGTTGCCGTCTTAACCTCTACCGCTATTGAGGGAGTGCGAGGGGTCTTTTACGGAAACACCCTACTAATGAAGAGCAAATGGACGGAACTGCAAAATCTGGAGAGTGAAACATTTTTGAATATCATCGTGGGCGATTCACCACTTAGTGACTTTGACGTTTTTGTAGAGAAGTGGAAGAGCTTAGGTGGGGAAGCGATTACGAAAGAAGTTGCTGAGACCGTAAAATTGAAGTGA
- a CDS encoding response regulator: MIKAVVVDDERLVRKGFISLIDWSSLGVVIVGEAGDGKSALELLQQQDVDLLFVDLTMPGISGFELIKLVRQRFAGIRCVVLTCHHEFDYVQEAMRLGAVDYIVKTLLEMENADETIRRLVDRIKWEDNTRDALVHGEGKRIAADKALLYLPLSNHCNEEELFHLSFVKNNPLITFHEMWMSPLLHRFSEEEARRELKNQLSGRWQTALISGLRDQSLQELEEQLTMKLRHMLFYHSSAEELTSLNYEELKKGIAVPHLKPDEADLFEQARNLKWTIDGNEWESFVTNILLQKPRQDRLLTFAHSLLQSWSSLLLKPEDGIQLERDISFNLNWCHWKTWLRRFSDHVGRRMLELGLTKEVMSCLIRAVRYMQSHAGDKINQSDVAAEINMSRGYFSQCFARFAGETFGECLRGMRLELAKSLLLETSLPVCEIASRSGFEDDRYFSRLFRERIGKLPSEYRAEGKGQ, translated from the coding sequence ATGATTAAGGCGGTAGTGGTTGATGACGAACGGCTTGTGCGGAAAGGCTTCATCTCTCTCATCGATTGGTCATCCTTAGGGGTTGTTATTGTTGGTGAGGCGGGAGATGGAAAATCTGCTTTGGAGCTACTTCAACAACAGGATGTGGATCTGCTATTTGTAGATTTGACTATGCCCGGCATTTCTGGGTTCGAGCTCATTAAACTAGTAAGGCAACGTTTCGCAGGTATTCGCTGTGTAGTGCTTACTTGCCATCATGAGTTTGACTATGTGCAGGAAGCTATGCGTTTAGGAGCCGTTGATTATATTGTCAAAACGCTGTTAGAGATGGAAAATGCGGATGAGACTATACGTCGCCTCGTTGATCGTATTAAATGGGAGGACAATACACGGGATGCGCTGGTTCATGGTGAAGGTAAAAGGATAGCTGCAGACAAGGCACTGCTTTATTTACCATTAAGCAATCACTGTAATGAAGAAGAGTTATTTCACCTATCCTTCGTGAAGAATAATCCGCTGATTACCTTTCATGAGATGTGGATGTCGCCTTTGCTTCATCGTTTCTCGGAAGAAGAAGCTAGGCGTGAGCTTAAGAACCAGCTTTCCGGGAGGTGGCAGACCGCGCTTATCAGTGGGTTAAGAGATCAGTCACTACAGGAATTGGAGGAGCAGCTCACCATGAAGCTTCGGCATATGCTCTTTTATCATTCTAGTGCTGAAGAACTGACCTCTCTGAATTATGAGGAACTAAAGAAGGGAATAGCGGTTCCCCATTTAAAACCGGATGAAGCTGATCTATTCGAGCAAGCTCGAAATCTCAAGTGGACGATTGATGGAAACGAATGGGAGAGTTTTGTAACGAACATACTCTTGCAGAAGCCAAGGCAGGATAGATTACTAACGTTCGCACATTCCCTTTTGCAAAGCTGGAGCTCTTTACTCTTGAAGCCTGAGGATGGAATTCAACTGGAACGGGATATTTCGTTTAATTTGAACTGGTGCCATTGGAAGACCTGGCTGCGCCGATTTTCTGATCATGTGGGACGGAGAATGCTCGAGCTAGGATTAACTAAAGAGGTGATGTCCTGCCTTATTCGCGCAGTTCGTTACATGCAGAGTCATGCAGGTGACAAAATCAATCAGAGCGACGTAGCGGCGGAAATTAACATGAGCCGTGGGTATTTCAGTCAATGTTTCGCTCGTTTTGCCGGGGAGACCTTCGGTGAATGTTTACGGGGAATGCGGCTTGAGTTGGCTAAATCATTATTGCTGGAGACTTCATTACCCGTCTGTGAGATTGCTTCAAGATCTGGCTTTGAAGATGACCGCTATTTCAGTAGACTGTTTAGGGAACGCATTGGTAAACTGCCGAGTGAATATCGTGCGGAGGGGAAGGGCCAATGA